In Diachasmimorpha longicaudata isolate KC_UGA_2023 chromosome 4, iyDiaLong2, whole genome shotgun sequence, a single genomic region encodes these proteins:
- the Mi-2 gene encoding chromodomain-helicase-DNA-binding protein Mi-2 homolog isoform X2: MASDEEVEESYAGEDDVEESNATVANVAQPLDGSSDAEESQRLEEDDDYEPEERKKKKGKKRKARSEDKKGKKKKKKKKSDSGDESDYGGGGEVVDGGGGGGGGDDSDYASNRKSRKSSSRKSSSHSGSTAQVQEPTTGMPTIEEVCSTFGLTDVPIEYTDADFQNLTAYKLFQQHVRPALAKENPKVPMSKLMMLVAAKWRDFLVLNPHTQPDTEVSMTNAEEESRSARSSRGAPVQEIDDDEEEDEDSDRKRKSRGSRAKKGKKASKVPTLKIKLGKRKRGSSDEEAEGSVAGSDRDSDMEFEQMLADAEEAPGGEGGSTKGHEDAAPEVPAEPPVRRKAKTKIGNKTKKKKKTKTTSKFPDGEQTDHQDYCEVCQQGGEIILCDTCPRAYHLVCLEPELEETPEGKWSCPHCEGEGISGAAEDDDEHMEFCRVCKDGGELLCCDSCTSAYHTHCLNPPLSEIPDGDWKCPRCSCPPLMGRVAKILTWRWKESTESPSEEPSTSKAAPKPRRTRQFFVKWADMSYWHCDWVTELQLDVFHPLMFRNYSRKYDMDEPPKLEEPLDESDNRVKRLLAVDNAASSRDETALEEKFYRYGVRPEWLVVHRVINHRYQRDGRAAYLVKWRELGYDQATWENEHEDIPGLKQAIDYYQDLRAANSLEGTTSRKGKKGKGKKSKTRELIDDEERAPRRYTPPPDKPTTDLKKKYERQPDYLDITGMQLHPYQLEGLNWLRYSWGQGIDTILADEMGLGKTIQTITFLYSLYKEGHCKGPFLVSVPLSTIINWEREFETWAPDFYCVTYVGDKDSRIVIRENELSFEEGAVRSGRASKIRSSQIKFNVLLTSYELISIDSACLGSIDWAVLVVDEAHRLKSNQSKFFRLLASYNIAYKLLLTGTPLQNNLEELFHLLNFLCRDKFNDLSAFQNEFADISKEEQVKKLHEMLGPHMLRRLKADVLKNMPSKSEFIVRVELSPMQKKYYKYILTRNFEALNPKGGGQQVSLLNIMMDLKKCCNHPYLFPAASQEAPTGPNGNYESSALIKAAGKLVLLSRMLKKLRDDGHRVLIFSQMTKMLDILEDYLEGEGYKYERIDGNITGTQRQEAIDRFNAPGAQQFVFLLSTRAGGLGINLATADTVIIYDSDWNPHNDIQAFSRAHRIGQANKVMIYRFVTRNSVEERVTQVAKRKMMLTHLVVRPGMGGKGANFSKQELDDILRFGTEELFKEEEGKEDEAIHYDDKAVAELLDRSKEGIEQKENWANEYLSSFKVASYVTKEGETEEEADTEIIKQEAENTDPAYWIKLLRHHYEQQQEDIARTLGKGKRVRKQVNYNDGGVTGDQGARDDQPWQENLSDYNSDFSAPSDDDKEDDDFDEKGDGDLLSRRSRRRLERRDEKDRPLPPLLARVNGNIEVLGFNARQRKAFLNAIMRYGMPPQDAFNSQWLVRDLRGKSEKNFKAYVSLFMRHLCEPGADNAETFADGVPREGLSRQHVLTRIGVMSLIRKKVQEFEHINGYYSMPEMIRKPVEPVKSEGTAVGVTATPGAATTAAPENATSTITSTSTTATTSSTPSPTSTGAPTSTSPSMSTSTSSSAPTPAAVNSSDTKPSIDEEGKDKKDELKDKELGSEMKEPKDEARDLKETSDTSSDKEVKPKEEDKKKDDKTVDPEGSEKEKDQSADGKSDKVKPEEKKTDGESKPKVEAEEDVVIVKDDEEESDKKEEKDSKDKETKDTEVEVKPKRKFMFNIADGGFTELHTLWLNEEKAAVPGREYEIWHRRHDYWLLAGIVTHGYGRWQDIQNDIRFAIINEPFKMDVGKGNFLEIKNKFLARRFKLLEQALVIEEQLRRAAYLNLTQDPNHPAMSLNARFAEVECLAESHQHLSKESLAGNKPANAVLHKVLNQLEELLSDMKSDVSRLPATLARIPPVAQRLQMSERSILSRLAATAPGGGSSQTGQAALLAQQFPAGFSGGQLQATFAGAANFGNFRPQYSVPGQPPQA; the protein is encoded by the exons ATGGCGTCAGACGAGGAGGTAGAGGAGAGTTACGCAG GGGAAGATGACGTGGAGGAGTCTAATGCAACAGTAGCCAATGTCGCTCAACCCCTCGACGGCTCGTCGGACGCTGAAGAATCTCAAAGACTC GAGGAGGATGATGACTACGAGCCCGAAGAACGGAAAAAGAAGAAAGGAAAGAAGCGAAAAGCCAGGAGTGAGGATAAAAAAggcaagaagaagaaaaagaagaaaaaatcagaTTCAGGAGATGAGAGTGATTACGGAGGTGGTGGTGAGGTCGTcgatggtggtggtggtggtggtggcggtGATGACAGTGACTACGCGAGCAATCGTAAGAGTAGAAAATCATCGTCAAGAAAATCGTCGAGTCACAGTGGCTCGACAGCCCAAGTTCAGGAGCCAACGACTGGAATGCCAACGATTGAGGAAGTTTGCAGTACATTTGGCCTGACGGATGTACCAATTGAGTACACAGATGCAGATTTTCAGAATCTCACGGCTTACAAATTGTTCCAACAGCACGTGAGGCCAGCCCTGGCCAAAGAGAACCCAAAAGTCCCGATGTCAAAGCTCATGATGCTGGTGGCAGCAAAATGGCGTGACTTCCTGGTGCTAAATCCCCATACCCAACCGGACACCGAAGTCTCGATGACAAATGCAGAGGAAGAGAGCAGAAGTGCCAGATCGAGTCGTGGTGCACCTGTTCAAGAGATCGATGACGATGAGGAGGAGGATGAGGACAGTGATCGAAAGAGAAAATCACGCGGTTCGAGAGCCAAGAAGGGGAAAAAGGCGTCAAAGGTGCCAACCCTGAAGATCAAGCTGGGGAAACGAAAACGAGGAAGCTCCGACGAGGAGGCCGAAGGGAGCGTCGCAGGCTCTGACAGGGACTCCGACATGGAATTTGAGCAAATGCTGGCTGATGCTGAAGAGGCACCGGGCGGTGAGGGCGGAAGCACTAAGGGCCACGAGGATGCGGCCCCTGAGGTGCCTGCTGAGCCACCCGTACGCAGGAAGGCTAAAACCAAGATTGGAAATAAAACtaagaagaaaaagaagacCAAGACAACCTCCAAGTTCCCAGATGGCGAG cAGACCGATCATCAGGACTACTGCGAGGTGTGTCAGCAAGGTGGTGAGATAATCCTCTGTGACACGTGCCCGAGGGCATACCATTTAGTGTGTCTCGAGCCAGAGCTGGAGGAGACCCCCGAGGGAAAATGGAGCTGTCCTCACTGCGAAGGCGAAGGTATTTCAG GAGCCGCCGAGGATGACGACGAGCACATGGAATTTTGTCGCGTCTGCAAGGACGGTGGAGAACTCCTCTGTTGTGACAGCTGTACAAGCGCTTATCACACACATTGTCTGAACCCACCCTTGTCCGAAATCCCCGACGGTGATTGGAAGTGTCCGAGATGTTCTTGCCCTCCTCTAATGGGTAGAGTGGCCAAGATTTTAACCTGGAGATGGAAAGAGAGTACAGAGAGTCCATCGGAAGAGCCTTCTACCAGCAAAGCAGCCCCAAAGCCCCGACGAACTCGCCAGTTCTTTGTCAAATGGGCGGATATGTCGTACTGGCACTGCGACTGGGTGACGGAACTCCAGCTGGATGTATTCCATCCCCTCATGTTCAGAAATTACTCTCGTAAATACGACATGGACGAGCCTCCGAAGCTAGAGGAGCCACTCGATGAGAGTGACAATCGTGTGAAACGTCTGCTCGCTGTTGACAATGCAGCATCAAGTCGTGATGAGACAGCCCTGGAGGAGAAATTCTATCGTTACGGAGTGCGTCCAGAGTGGCTGGTGGTCCATAGAGTGATAAATCATCGTTATCAGAGAGATGGCAGAGCGGCTTACCTCGTTAAATGGCGAGAACTTGGGTACGATCAGGCCACGTGGGAGAACGAGCACGAGGACATTCCTGGGTTAAAGCAGGCCATCGATTATTACCAGGATTTGCGAGCTGCCAACAGTTTAGAGGGTACCACATCGAGAAAAGGAAAGAAGGGTAAAGGAAAGAAGTCCAAGACACGTGAGCTCATTGACGATGAAGAGAGAGCTCCAAGACGTTACACCCCACCTCCTGACAAGCCCACAACAGACCTGAAGAAGAAATACGAGAGACAGCCCGACTATCTTGATATAACAGGGATGCAACTCCATCCCTATCAGCTTGAGGGTCTCAACTGGCTGAGATACTCGTGGGGACAAGGCATCGATACTATTCTCGCTGATGAAATGGGTCTcggaaaaacaattcaaaccATCACTTTTCTGTATTCACTCTACAAGGAGGGACACTGTAAGGGACCTTTCCTCGTCTCTGTTCCCCTATCCACTATTATTAATTGGGAGCGTGAGTTCGAGACATGGGCCCCTGATTTCTACTGTGTCACCTATGTCGGTGATAAAGACAGTCGAATTGTCATCCGAGAGAATGAATTGTCTTTTGAGGAGGGTGCTGTGCGTTCAGGTCGTGCCTCCAAGATTCGCTCATCACAGATTAAATTCAACGTCTTGCTGACCAGTTATGAACTCATCTCCATTGATTCTGCATGCTTGGGATCTATTGACTGGGCTGTCCTCGTAGTAGACGAGGCCCACAGACTCAAGTCTAATCAGTCCAAGTTCTTCAGGTTGTTGGCATCATATAACATTGCTTATAAATTGTTGCTCACTGGTACACCTCTTCAGAACAATCTCGAGGAACTTTTCCATCTCCTGAATTTCCTCTGTCGAGACAAgttcaacgatttgtctgctTTCCAAAATGAATTTGCAGATAtttcgaaagaggagcaggtGAAAAAACTCCATGAGATGTTGGGACCTCACATGTTGAGAAGATTGAAGGCAgatgtattaaaaaatatgccCAGCAAATCGGAATTCATTGTTCGTGTCGAGCTCTCTCCAATGCAGAAGAAATACTATAAATACATTTTAACGAGAAATTTCGAGGCGCTTAATCCAAAGGGTGGTGGCCAACAGGTGTCTCTCTTGAATATCATGATGGACTTGAAAAAGTGCTGTAATCATCCGTATTTATTCCCTGCTGCATCCCAAGAGGCACCAACTGGTCCAAACGGGAATTACGAGAGTTCAGCATTGATAAAAGCAGCTGGTAAACTCGTACTCTTAAGCAGGATGCTCAAGAAATTGAGGGATGATGGCCACCGAGTTCTCATTTTCTCCCAAATGACCAAGATGTTGGACATTCTCGAGGATTATCTCGAGGGTGAAGGCTATAAGTATGAGAGGATCGATGGTAATATCACCGGTACACAACGGCAAGAGGCTATCGACAGATTTAATGCACCTGGTGCCCAGCAATTTGTATTTCTACTTTCTACTCGTGCTGGTGGTCTTGGTATTAATTTGGCTACAGCTGACACTGTGATAATCTACGATTCCGATTGGAATCCTCACAATGATATTCAGGCATTCTCTCGTGCTCATAGAATTGGCCAGGCAAACAAGGTCATGATCTATCGATTTGTCACGAGAAATTCAGTGGAGGAACGTGTTACTCAGGTCGCCAAACGAAAGATGATGTTGACGCATCTAGTTGTGAGACCTGGAATGGGCGGTAAAGGTGCTAACTTCAGTAAACAAGAACTAGATGATATTCTGCGCTTTGGAACTGAAGAGCTGTTCAAAGAAGAGGAGGGCAAGGAGGACGAGGCAATCCATTATGACGATAAAGCCGTAGCTGAACTCTTGGATCGCAGTAAAGAGGGTATTGAACAAAAGGAGAACTGGGCAAATGAGTACTTAAGTTCCTTCAAAGTTGCGTCCTACGTTACCAAGGAGGGTGAGACAGAGGAGGAGGCTGATACGGAGATTATCAAACAAGAAGCTGAGAACACAGATCCAGCTTACTGGATAAAACTTCTCAGGCATCACTACGAGCAGCAGCAGGAGGATATCGCGAGAACTCTTGGCAAGGGTAAACGTGTCCGTAAACAGGTGAATTACAACGATGGAGGTGTCACTGGAGACCAGGGTGCGCGTGACGATCAGCCCTGGCAGGAGAATCTCTCTGACTACAACAGTGACTTCAGTGCACCGAGTGATGATGATAAGGAGGATGATGACTTTGATGAGAAGGGCGATGGGGACCTGCTCTCCAGGAGGAGTAGACGACGATTGGAGAGGCGTGATGAGAAGGACAGACCATTGCCACCCCTGCTTGCTAGAGTTAACGGCAATATTGAG gtTCTTGGTTTTAATGCGAGACAACGAAAGGCCTTCCTCAACGCCATAATGCGTTATGGGATGCCACCTCAAGATGCGTTCAATTCTCAATG GTTGGTGCGAGACCTAAGGGGCAAATCGGAAAAGAACTTCAAGGCCTACGTCTCCCTCTTCATGAGACATCTGTGTGAGCCAGGTGCTGACAATGCAGAAACATTCGCCGATGGTGTACCCCGAGAGGGACTCAGTCGTCAACATGTGTTGACAAGAATTGGTGTAATGTCCCTAATTCGTAAGAAAGTCCAGGAGTTTGAACACATCAATGGCTATTACTCAATGCCTGAGATGATTAGAAAACCAGTGGAGCCAGTCAAGTCAGAGGGTACAGCTGTTGGTGTAACCGCAACTCCAGGTGCTGCAACAACAGCCGCCCCCGAGAACGCAACGTCGACAATCACGAGTACCAGTACAACAGCAACAACATCCAGTACTCCAAGTCCAACCTCGACAGGGGCACCCACAAGCACATCTCCATCCATGAGTACCAGCACAAGCTCCTCAGCCCCGACCCCAGCGGCAGTGAACTCCAGCGATACGAAACCATCAATCGACGAGGAAGGAAAAGACAAAAAAGATGAGCTCAAAGATAAGGAACTTGGATCAGAAATGAAAGAACCAAAAGACGAGGCAAGAGACCTCAAAGAGACAAGTGATACATCCAGTGATAAGGAGGTCAAACCGAAGGAGGAGGATAAGAAAAAAGATGACAAGACGGTAGATCCGGAGGGATCTGAGAAAGAAAAAGACCAATCAGCAGATGGGAAATCCGACAAAGTTAAaccagaggagaaaaaaactgATGGTGAATCAAAGCCGAAGGTTGAGGCTGAGGAGGACGTGGTTATTGTCAAGGACGACGAAGAGGAGTCTGATAAGAAAGAGGAGAAGGACAGCAAAGATAAGGAGACCAAGGATACGGAAGTGGAGGTCAAACCAAAACGTAAATTCATGTTTAACATTGCTGATGGTGGTTTCACAGAACTGCACACTCTATGGCTGAATGAGGAGAAGGCAGCGGTGCCTGGACGAGAGTATGAGATATGGCACAGAAGGCATGACTATTGGCTACTCGCTGGCATTGTGACACATGGCTACGGTCGTTGGCAGGACATCCAGAATGACATAAGATTTGCGATAATCAACGagccattcaagatggacgtTGGCAAGGGAAATTTCCTGGAGATAAAGAATAAGTTCTTGGCGAGACGTTTCAAGCTTCTCGAGCAGGCTCTGGTTATCGAGGAACAGTTAAGACGAGCTGCTTATTTGAATCTCACTCAGGATCCAAATCATCCAGCGATGAGTCTGAACGCAAGATTCGCCGAGGTTGAGTGCCTCGCTGAGTCTCACCAACACCTCAGCAAGGAGAGTCTTGCAGGCAACAAACCGGCCAATGCAGTCCTCCACAAGGTTCTCAATCAGCTCGAGGAACTCCTCTCGGACATGAAATCAGATGTCTCTCGTTTACCTGCGACTCTTGCTCGTATTCCACCAGTTGCACAGCGTCTTCAGATGTCGGAGCGCTCAATTCTCAGTCGATTGGCTGCAACTGCTCCTGGTGGTGGCAGCAGTCAAACTGGACAAGCTGCTCTGCTTGCTCAACAATTTCCGGCTGGTTTCTCGGGAGGTCAATTACAAGCAACATTCGCAGGTGCAGCCAATTTTGGTAACTTCAGGCCACAGTATTCCGTGCCAGGACAACCACCACAAG CTTAA